The Kazachstania africana CBS 2517 chromosome 8, complete genome genome contains a region encoding:
- the RNY1 gene encoding ribonuclease T2 (similar to Saccharomyces cerevisiae RNY1 (YPL123C); ancestral locus Anc_8.621), whose amino-acid sequence MPQMLLHNLLALQTIFNSDVNDIAPSCPFNPPLTCENKTIVPDQCCFEYPGGIFLQSQFWNYLPSKRNLNTSELINELGPLDSFTVHGLWPDTCIGSYEQFCEKDMFIDDVYYLLHSDEFQGSLELYNFMKLYWKNNVVNNEESLWIHEYNKHGTCIKNIRPECYSRWNSHGNEKLWKRKSVIDYFNITRNLFQDLNSFEMLAKHGISPSINRTYTKREIQDALKDEFNGKTVFINCDSNNVLNEIWYFHLLNGPFLNEKFVPIDALESPPFSKCKATGIRYYPKGHIPSDDNGSDEKKGELRIVTDDKKNNGFLIKNGHWLAKGTPATFKLLKSPFGNYYLKSRLGYCRIHNDRNELFKCHYENTRDATQFEFDDLNSLIGYSNGFKWGSFDESEDSQREVYHLTDRNANHLKFKFQLKFSAL is encoded by the coding sequence ATGCCACAAATGCTCTTACATAATCTATTAGCGTTACAAACTATCTTCAACTCAGACGTCAATGATATAGCACCAAGTTGTCCCTTCAATCCACCATTAACGTGTGAAAACAAGACAATAGTACCTGACCAATGCTGTTTTGAATACCCCGGAGGCATCTTTTTACAGTCacaattttggaattatCTACCATCGAAACGCAACTTGAATACATCAGAATTGATCAACGAGTTAGGTCCGCTGGATTCCTTCACGGTTCATGGTTTGTGGCCCGATACTTGTATAGGCTCATACGAACAATTTTGTGAGAAAGATATGTTTATCGATGATGTTTATTACCTTTTGCACTCTGATGAATTTCAAGGATCCTTAGAATTATACAATTTCATGAAACtatattggaaaaataaCGTTGtgaataatgaagaatCGTTATGGATTCATGAATATAATAAACATGGTACATgcatcaaaaatattagGCCAGAATGTTATTCTAGATGGAATAGTCATGGTAACGAAAAATTatggaagagaaaaagtGTTATagattatttcaatatcacaAGAAACCTCTTCCAGGATTTAAATAGCTTCGAAATGTTAGCAAAACATGGTATTAGTCCCAGTATAAATCGTACTTATACGAAAAGGGAAATTCAAGATGCATTAAAGGATGAATTTAATGGGAAAACCGTGTTTATTAATTgtgattcaaataatgttttaaatgaaatctggtattttcatcttctgaaTGGGCCATTTCTTAATGAGAAATTTGTGCCCATTGATGCCTTGGAGTCACCACCATTCTCTAAATGTAAAGCAACCGGTATTAGGTATTATCCGAAGGGGCATATTCCATCAGACGATAATGGATCAGATGAGAAGAAAGGTGAACTTAGAATTGTCACTGAtgataagaaaaataatggCTTTCTTATCAAGAATGGTCATTGGTTGGCCAAGGGAACACCCGCAACATTTAAATTACTTAAATCACCTTTTGGTAATTACTATCTAAAATCAAGGTTGGGATACTGTCGTATTCATAACGATAGAAATGAGCTATTTAAATGCCATTACGAAAACACCAGAGATGCTACTCAATTTGAGTTTGATGATCTCAATAGTTTGATTGGTTATTCTAATGGCTTCAAATGGGGTTCATTCGATGAGAGCGAAGACTCACAAAGGGAAGTCTATCATTTGACTGATAGGAATGCcaatcatttgaaattcaaatttcagtTAAAATTCAGTGCATTATAG
- the PEX25 gene encoding Pex25p (similar to Saccharomyces cerevisiae PEX25 (YPL112C) and PEX27 (YOR193W); ancestral locus Anc_8.601): protein MSGIEVIESKVVPKLPIVLESKENGTEETVVIVEEASSPKTLTNYQKHFKIIKFILNSVSGKDKIVKLLKCILEILRSFKLINGPFFQAVAFQLNLFRYLLRFGYTPIRLVELFQNLKDKQLIYNENFLQKVIDLYYGIFDELDLLNKLKIIRCSPRLAHWIDKHETISWEMDILLNLKQDLQRYDNHSNILLKLDILRLVCELVTNTFPTNGTFYTKKSGLILSLISSISGLSKFYIQTYKDI from the coding sequence ATGTCTGGCATTGAAGTTATAGAATCGAAAGTGGTACCAAAGTTACCCATCGTACTGGaaagtaaagaaaatggaacAGAAGAAACAGTGGTTATAGTGGAGGAGGCTAGCTCTCCCAAAACTTTAACGAATTACCAAAAAcattttaaaattattaaatttatattAAATAGTGTCTCCggtaaagataaaattgttaaaCTACTTAAATGTAtacttgaaattttacGAAGTTTTAAACTCATTAATGGTCCCTTTTTCCAAGCTGTTGCATTCCAACTGAATTTATTTAGATATTTATTAAGATTTGGTTACACACCAATTAGGCTCGTCGAactgtttcaaaatttgaaagataaacAGTTAATctacaatgaaaattttctacaGAAGGTTATTGATCTATATTATGGTATCTTCGATGAATTGGACTTattgaacaaattgaagataataagATGCAGTCCACGACTCGCCCACTGGATTGATAAACATGAAACTATCTCATGGGAAATGGATATCTtactaaatttgaaacaagaCTTACAAAGATATGATAATCACAGCAATATATTGTTAAAACTCGATATCTTAAGATTGGTCTGCGAGCTTGTCACAAACACTTTCCCGACAAATGGCACCTTCTATACAAAGAAAAGTGGTCTCATTCTTTCTCTAATCTCGAGCATTAGTGGATTATCTAAATTCTACATACAAACATATAAAGATATATAA